One Ovis aries strain OAR_USU_Benz2616 breed Rambouillet chromosome 4, ARS-UI_Ramb_v3.0, whole genome shotgun sequence DNA window includes the following coding sequences:
- the AGAP3 gene encoding arf-GAP with GTPase, ANK repeat and PH domain-containing protein 3 isoform X3: MTFLEVNRLELAGEAEGAGAGAGLGRAGSSGFLRGASLWSSQRWQVLRGGGGRSAPSPRRGLSALRKSFSFRLRRGQEIRRAESGLLPRARTRSDGDASSLGAFPSRRDLLLGTEAPRAAPEAGRPRTAAGLWRLLTSRFRRREPASAPAPSEPLWSRRAAAAPRLLGAPSDSFVNSQEWTLSRSVPELKVGIVGNLSSGKSALVHRYLTGTYVQEESPEGGRFKKEIVVDGQSYLLLIRDEGGPPELQFAAWVDAVVFVFSLEDEISFQTVYNYFLRLCSFRNTSEVPMVLVGTQDAISAANPRVIDDSRARKLSTDLKRCTYYETCATYGLNVERVFQDVAQKVVALRKKQQLAIGPCKSLPNSPSHSAVSAASIPAVHINQSRKGADLDREKKAAECKVDSIGSGRAIPIKQGILLKRSGKSLNKEWKKKYVTLCDNGLLTYHPSLHDYMQNIHGKEIDLLRTTVKVPGKRLPRATPAAAPGTSPRANGLALERSSTQLGGGTGTPHLAGSPAWAGPRPEGLHQRACSVSSADPWTEAAALPPASGPAEVLSSSPKLEPPPSPHSNRKKHRRKKSTGTPRPDGPSSAAEEAEESFEFVVVSLTGQTWHFEASTAEERELWVQSVQAQILASLQGCRSAKDKTRLGNQNAALAVQAVRTVRGNSFCIDCDAPNPDWASLNLGALMCIECSGTHRHLGAHLSRVRSLDLDDWPPELLAVMTAMGNALANSVWEGALDGYAKPGPDACREEKERWIRAKYEQKLFLAPLPSSDVPLGQQLLRAVVEDDLRLLVTLLAHGSKEEVNETYGDGDGRTALHLSSAMANVVFTQLLIWYGVDVRSRDARGLTPLAYARRAGSQECADILIQHGCPGEGCGVTPAPSREPANGTSTSAELHRSPSLL, from the exons ATGACGTTCCTGGAGGTGAACCGCCTGGAGCTGGCGGGCGAGGCCgagggcgcgggcgcgggcgcggggctGGGCCGCGCGGGCAGCTCCGGCTTCCTGCGGGGCGCCTCGCTCTGGAGCAGCCAGCGCTGGCAGGTGctgcgcggcggcggcgggcgcagCGCCCCGAGCCCCCGGCGCGGCCTGTCGGCGCTGAGGAAGAGCTTCAGTTTTCGCCTGCGCCGCGGCCAGGAGATCCGGCGCGCTGAGTCCGGGCTGCTGCCCCGCGCGCGCACCCGCAGCGACGGCGACGCCAGCTCCCTGGGCGCCTTCCCCAGCCGCCGCGACCTGCTGCTGGGCACCGAGGCCCCGCGCGCCGCGCCCGAGGCCGGCCGCCCCCGCACTGCCGCCGGCCTCTGGAGGCTGCTCACCAGCCGCTTCCGCCGGAGGGAGCCCGCGTCCGCGCCCGCGCCGTCTGAGCCGCTTTGGAGCCGCCGGGCGGCCGCGGCCCCCAGACTCCTGGGCGCGCCGAGCG ACTCCTTTGTGAACAGCCAGGAGTGGACCCTGAGCCGCTCAGTGCCGGAGCTTAAAGTG GGCATTGTAGGGAACCTGTCTAGTGGGAAGTCGGCCCTGGTGCACCGCTATCTGACGGGGACCTATGTCCAGGAGGAGTCCCCTGAAG GGGGTCGGTTTAAGAAGGAGATTGTGGTGGATGGCCAGAGTTACCTGCTACTGATCCGAGATGAAGGAGGCCCCCCCGAGCTCCAG ttTGCTGCCTGGGTGGACGCAGTGGTGTTTGTGTTCAGCCTGGAGGATGAGATCAGCTTCCAGACGGTGTACAACTACTTCCTGCGCCTCTGCAGCTTCCGCAACACCAGCGAGGTGCCCATGGTGCTGGTGGGCACACAGG ACGCCATCAGTGCCGCGAACCCGCGGGTCATCGATGACAGCCGGGCCCGCAAGCTGTCCACAGACTTGAAGCGATGCACCTACTACGAGACGTGTGCCACCTACGGGCTCAACGTGGAGCGCGTCTTCCAGGACG TGGCCCAGAAGGTAGTGGCCTTGCGGAAGAAGCAGCAGCTGGCCATCGGGCCCTGCAAGTCACTGCCCAACTCCCCCagccactcagccgtgtccgcCGCCTCCATCCCGGCCGTACACATCAACCAG tCTCGAAAGGGTGCTGACTTGGACCGGGAGAAGAAGGCAGCCGAGTGCAAGGTGGACAGCATCGGGAGCGGCCGGGCCATCCCCATCAAACAG GGCATCCTGCTCAAGCGGAGTGGCAAGTCCCTAAACAAGGAATGGAAGAAGAAGTATGTGACCCTGTGTGACAACGGGCTGCTCACCTACCACCCCAGCCTGCAC GACTACATGCAGAACATCCACGGCAAGGAGATCGACCTGCTGCGGACCACTGTCAAGGTGCCCGGGAAGCGCCTGCCGCGAGCCACGCCGGCTGCAGCCCCTGGCACCAGCCCCCGGGCCAACGGGCTGGCCTTGGAGCGGAGTAGCACGCAGCTGGGCGGGGGCACAG gtaCCCCCCACCTGGCTGGAAGCCCAGCCTGGGCCGGTCCGCGCCCCGAGGGGCTGCACCAGCGCGCTTGCTCTGTGTCCAGTGCTGACCCGTGGACTGAGGCCGCTGCCCTGCCCCCAG CCAGTGGCCCCGCTGAGGTGCTCAGCTCCAGCCCCAAGCTGGAGCCCCCCCCATCTCCCCACTCCAACCGGAAGAAGCACCGGAGGAAAAAGAGCACCGGGACCCCCCGACCAGACGGCCCCAGCAGTGCTGCTGAAG AGGCCGAGGAGTCGTTCGAGTTCGTGGTGGTGTCCCTCACCGGGCAGACGTGGCACTTCGAGGCCTCGACGGCCGAGGAGCGGGAGCTGTGGGTGCAGAGTGTGCAGGCCCAGATCCTCGCCAGCCTGCAGGGCTGCCGCAGTGCCAAGGACAAG ACTCGACTGGGGAACCAGAACGCAGCTCTGGCCGTGCAGGCCGTGCGCACCGTCCGGGGCAACAGCTTCTGTATTGACTGCGACGCCCCCA ATCCAGACTGGGCCAGCCTGAACCTGGGCGCGCTCATGTGCATCGAGTGCTCCGGGACGCACCGGCATTTGGGAGCTCACCTTTCCCGGGTCCGCTCACTCGACCTCGACGACTGGCCACCCGAGCTGCTGGCCGTCATGACCGCCATGGGCAACGCCCTGGCCAACAGCGTCTGGGAGGGGGCCCTGGATGGCTATGCTAAACCGGGGCCCGATGCCTGCAG AGAGGAGAAGGAGCGCTGGATCCGGGCCAAGTATGAGCAGAAGCTCTTCCTGGCCCCACTGCCCAGCTCGGACGTGCCGCTGGGCCAGCAGCTGCTCCGGGCAGTGGTGGAGGACGACCTGCGGCTGCTGGTGACACTCCTGGCGCACGGGTCCAAGGAGGAGGTGAACGAGACCTACGGTGACGGGGACGGGCGGACGGCCCTGCACCTGTCCAGCGCCATGGCCAATGTGGTCTTCACGCAGCTGCTTATCTGG TACGGGGTGGACGTTCGGAGCCGGGATGCCCGCGGCCTGACCCCGCTGGCCTACGCTCGCCGCGCCGGCAGCCAGGAGTGTGCCGACATCCTCATCCAGCACGGCTGCCCCGGGGAGGGCTGCGGCgtgacccctgcccccagcagagaGCCGGCCAATGGCACCAGCACCTCCGCCGAGCTGCACCGCAGCCCCAGCCTCCTGTGA
- the AGAP3 gene encoding arf-GAP with GTPase, ANK repeat and PH domain-containing protein 3 isoform X2, which translates to MTFLEVNRLELAGEAEGAGAGAGLGRAGSSGFLRGASLWSSQRWQVLRGGGGRSAPSPRRGLSALRKSFSFRLRRGQEIRRAESGLLPRARTRSDGDASSLGAFPSRRDLLLGTEAPRAAPEAGRPRTAAGLWRLLTSRFRRREPASAPAPSEPLWSRRAAAAPRLLGAPSDSFVNSQEWTLSRSVPELKVGIVGNLSSGKSALVHRYLTGTYVQEESPEGGRFKKEIVVDGQSYLLLIRDEGGPPELQFAAWVDAVVFVFSLEDEISFQTVYNYFLRLCSFRNTSEVPMVLVGTQDAISAANPRVIDDSRARKLSTDLKRCTYYETCATYGLNVERVFQDVAQKVVALRKKQQLAIGPCKSLPNSPSHSAVSAASIPAVHINQATNGGSSAFSDYSASVPSTPSISQRELRVETIAASSTPTPIRKQSKRRSNIFTSRKGADLDREKKAAECKVDSIGSGRAIPIKQGILLKRSGKSLNKEWKKKYVTLCDNGLLTYHPSLHDYMQNIHGKEIDLLRTTVKVPGKRLPRATPAAAPGTSPRANGLALERSSTQLGGGTASGPAEVLSSSPKLEPPPSPHSNRKKHRRKKSTGTPRPDGPSSAAEEAEESFEFVVVSLTGQTWHFEASTAEERELWVQSVQAQILASLQGCRSAKDKTRLGNQNAALAVQAVRTVRGNSFCIDCDAPNPDWASLNLGALMCIECSGTHRHLGAHLSRVRSLDLDDWPPELLAVMTAMGNALANSVWEGALDGYAKPGPDACREEKERWIRAKYEQKLFLAPLPSSDVPLGQQLLRAVVEDDLRLLVTLLAHGSKEEVNETYGDGDGRTALHLSSAMANVVFTQLLIWYGVDVRSRDARGLTPLAYARRAGSQECADILIQHGCPGEGCGVTPAPSREPANGTSTSAELHRSPSLL; encoded by the exons ATGACGTTCCTGGAGGTGAACCGCCTGGAGCTGGCGGGCGAGGCCgagggcgcgggcgcgggcgcggggctGGGCCGCGCGGGCAGCTCCGGCTTCCTGCGGGGCGCCTCGCTCTGGAGCAGCCAGCGCTGGCAGGTGctgcgcggcggcggcgggcgcagCGCCCCGAGCCCCCGGCGCGGCCTGTCGGCGCTGAGGAAGAGCTTCAGTTTTCGCCTGCGCCGCGGCCAGGAGATCCGGCGCGCTGAGTCCGGGCTGCTGCCCCGCGCGCGCACCCGCAGCGACGGCGACGCCAGCTCCCTGGGCGCCTTCCCCAGCCGCCGCGACCTGCTGCTGGGCACCGAGGCCCCGCGCGCCGCGCCCGAGGCCGGCCGCCCCCGCACTGCCGCCGGCCTCTGGAGGCTGCTCACCAGCCGCTTCCGCCGGAGGGAGCCCGCGTCCGCGCCCGCGCCGTCTGAGCCGCTTTGGAGCCGCCGGGCGGCCGCGGCCCCCAGACTCCTGGGCGCGCCGAGCG ACTCCTTTGTGAACAGCCAGGAGTGGACCCTGAGCCGCTCAGTGCCGGAGCTTAAAGTG GGCATTGTAGGGAACCTGTCTAGTGGGAAGTCGGCCCTGGTGCACCGCTATCTGACGGGGACCTATGTCCAGGAGGAGTCCCCTGAAG GGGGTCGGTTTAAGAAGGAGATTGTGGTGGATGGCCAGAGTTACCTGCTACTGATCCGAGATGAAGGAGGCCCCCCCGAGCTCCAG ttTGCTGCCTGGGTGGACGCAGTGGTGTTTGTGTTCAGCCTGGAGGATGAGATCAGCTTCCAGACGGTGTACAACTACTTCCTGCGCCTCTGCAGCTTCCGCAACACCAGCGAGGTGCCCATGGTGCTGGTGGGCACACAGG ACGCCATCAGTGCCGCGAACCCGCGGGTCATCGATGACAGCCGGGCCCGCAAGCTGTCCACAGACTTGAAGCGATGCACCTACTACGAGACGTGTGCCACCTACGGGCTCAACGTGGAGCGCGTCTTCCAGGACG TGGCCCAGAAGGTAGTGGCCTTGCGGAAGAAGCAGCAGCTGGCCATCGGGCCCTGCAAGTCACTGCCCAACTCCCCCagccactcagccgtgtccgcCGCCTCCATCCCGGCCGTACACATCAACCAG GCCACGAATGGCGGCAGCAGCGCCTTCAGCGACTACTCGGCCTCAGTCCCCTCCACGCCCAGCATCAGCCAGCGGGAGCTGCGCGTGGAGACCATCGctgcctcctccacccccacaccCATCCGCAAGCAGTCCAAGCGGCGCTCCAACATCTTCACG tCTCGAAAGGGTGCTGACTTGGACCGGGAGAAGAAGGCAGCCGAGTGCAAGGTGGACAGCATCGGGAGCGGCCGGGCCATCCCCATCAAACAG GGCATCCTGCTCAAGCGGAGTGGCAAGTCCCTAAACAAGGAATGGAAGAAGAAGTATGTGACCCTGTGTGACAACGGGCTGCTCACCTACCACCCCAGCCTGCAC GACTACATGCAGAACATCCACGGCAAGGAGATCGACCTGCTGCGGACCACTGTCAAGGTGCCCGGGAAGCGCCTGCCGCGAGCCACGCCGGCTGCAGCCCCTGGCACCAGCCCCCGGGCCAACGGGCTGGCCTTGGAGCGGAGTAGCACGCAGCTGGGCGGGGGCACAG CCAGTGGCCCCGCTGAGGTGCTCAGCTCCAGCCCCAAGCTGGAGCCCCCCCCATCTCCCCACTCCAACCGGAAGAAGCACCGGAGGAAAAAGAGCACCGGGACCCCCCGACCAGACGGCCCCAGCAGTGCTGCTGAAG AGGCCGAGGAGTCGTTCGAGTTCGTGGTGGTGTCCCTCACCGGGCAGACGTGGCACTTCGAGGCCTCGACGGCCGAGGAGCGGGAGCTGTGGGTGCAGAGTGTGCAGGCCCAGATCCTCGCCAGCCTGCAGGGCTGCCGCAGTGCCAAGGACAAG ACTCGACTGGGGAACCAGAACGCAGCTCTGGCCGTGCAGGCCGTGCGCACCGTCCGGGGCAACAGCTTCTGTATTGACTGCGACGCCCCCA ATCCAGACTGGGCCAGCCTGAACCTGGGCGCGCTCATGTGCATCGAGTGCTCCGGGACGCACCGGCATTTGGGAGCTCACCTTTCCCGGGTCCGCTCACTCGACCTCGACGACTGGCCACCCGAGCTGCTGGCCGTCATGACCGCCATGGGCAACGCCCTGGCCAACAGCGTCTGGGAGGGGGCCCTGGATGGCTATGCTAAACCGGGGCCCGATGCCTGCAG AGAGGAGAAGGAGCGCTGGATCCGGGCCAAGTATGAGCAGAAGCTCTTCCTGGCCCCACTGCCCAGCTCGGACGTGCCGCTGGGCCAGCAGCTGCTCCGGGCAGTGGTGGAGGACGACCTGCGGCTGCTGGTGACACTCCTGGCGCACGGGTCCAAGGAGGAGGTGAACGAGACCTACGGTGACGGGGACGGGCGGACGGCCCTGCACCTGTCCAGCGCCATGGCCAATGTGGTCTTCACGCAGCTGCTTATCTGG TACGGGGTGGACGTTCGGAGCCGGGATGCCCGCGGCCTGACCCCGCTGGCCTACGCTCGCCGCGCCGGCAGCCAGGAGTGTGCCGACATCCTCATCCAGCACGGCTGCCCCGGGGAGGGCTGCGGCgtgacccctgcccccagcagagaGCCGGCCAATGGCACCAGCACCTCCGCCGAGCTGCACCGCAGCCCCAGCCTCCTGTGA